In Mus pahari chromosome 12, PAHARI_EIJ_v1.1, whole genome shotgun sequence, the genomic window TGAAGCTGACCGTGAGTGCGCAAGGCATCCGCATGGTGCATGCCGAGGAGCGAGCGCTGCGACGTCCCGGCCACCTCTACCTGCTGCACCGCGTCACCTACTGTGTGGCAGACGCGCGGCTGCCCAAAGTCTTCGCCTGGGTGTACCGACATGAGCTGAAGCACAAGGCGGTAATGCTACGCTGCCACGCCGTGCTGGTGTCCAAGCCGGAGAAGGCTCAGGCCATGGCCCTGCTGCTCTACCAGACGTCAGCCAACGCTCTGGCAGAGTTTAAACGTCTCAAGCGGCGGGATGATGCGCGTCACCAGCAGCAGGAGTTGGTGGGCGCACACACCATCCCACTAGTGCCGCTGCGCAAGCTGCTCTTGCACGGACCTTGCTGCTACAAGCCGCCAGTGGAGCGCAGCCGCAGCGCTCCCAAGCTGGGCTCCATCACCGAGGACCTGCTTGGGGAACAGCAGGAAGAGGAgctgcaggaggaagaagaggagcaacTGGAGggctgcctggaggaggaggaggaggaagaggacggcGTGGGGGATGGGGATCCAGCAGAGGAAGAGGCTGAGGCGCAGAGGGCGCTGGTGGTGGCCATGCAGTTGGAATGTGAGGACTTGCTGGACCCGCTGGAAAATGGCCACGAGGAGGCGTTGGGAGACGGCGGGGTCTCGCTGGGACCCAGCTCGGGGACATCACTTCCTCTGTCAGTCTGTGCCTCAGACATGAAGGCCCAACTGTCACAGCTTATTAGTGACCTGGGCGACCTTAGCTTTGGCAATGACGTGAGCACCCTGGAGTCCGATTTAAGGGTGACACGCCTGCTGTCGGGCGAGAGCACAGGCAGCGAGAGCTCCATCGAGGGTGGAGGCCTGGATGCCACCCCTGCCAGCCCTGGCAAGCCATCGGGCCCCGCTGACTGCACCAACCTAGATGAGCCCTACTCGGGCTAAGCTGCCAGAAGACTCCTCCGTGCGcccccccccaacatacacacagtgGCTCCCCAACAGTAGTTCTATCCCCCCTAACCTCTCCAGGAAAGGGAAATGATATACTTGAAGCCCAGACCTGACTTTGGAGTTTTCTGGGGACGCTAGTCTCTCCCGCTAGTTGCCCCAGAGCTTTTGCTCTGAGGTGGCTCAGGTTgtgagcaggggggtggggggcagggagggcgaGAAGCACTACAAAGGAGAGATAGGCTCTCTGGGGTGGTAAAGGGGTGGGTGAGGGAGAGCTGGCTGAAGTTGGAAAAGGCCAAGGGCGGGCTGGAGGTGCCCAGCAGCCGGTTTCCTGTTTGTGAGGTAGCTGGGGCTTGGAAAGGAGGGGCTCACTTCCTCTCCAGACCCCCTGACTGGAAGGCCTCTTTCTGTCATCAATATCTCATTAACAAAGTCACTTTCATAACGTTGGAGGCTTTAATGCCGCTTTACCTGCCCCCAGTTCTTTTCGGATAGGGGAGCTTGGGCTGTTTACCTCAGACTCAAACTCTTGAAAGTATGCCAAATTTCTCAAATAACTCTTCTATGGGGGGGGCAGTGTATGAAAGTCGTGTTTTGTTTACAGTTAAAGAAACCtaatatctaaaaaacaaaaaaggaattttCCTTTAGAAATACACACCTTCCTCCCGCCCCAAAGCTCCTACTCCGTGAtgctatgtaaaatatttttgcaCTGTTGTGAagtatttttgacttttttttttgtacataacTGTGTTCTCGGAGCTGAATGTTTATATCTCTTTTGCTGTGCAAAAGATACCTGTAAAATGTTGTTCGGTTGTATATATGGAAATGTGtataaaacattttgttattttttgagcTGCCTTGTTTCGGTTCTGTTTGCATGTCAGCAGCGGGGtgagaataaagaggaaaagctgtcagagcctctggaaatGCTACTCCAGACGATTGGCGGGGaggaggtgggggcggggttgTGCCTCCAACCTTGGTGTGGTCCCCGCTGTGCGTGCGCTTGAAGAAAGCCGGAGGTGAGACCTTGCTACTACCATAGAGTGGTTTTTGGGTCGGACAACTCCGGGCGTTATATCTGTGGCCTGCCTCTGTGTATTTCATaatctcattgtgtgtgtgtgtatgtgtgtgtgtgcagttttgcttgcttgttgcttttgagacaagagaCGCACTATGCGGCTCTAACTGGCCAGGAACTCCATAATACAGACCAGGCTCGCTTCAGActgagagatctgcttgcttccgTTCCCCTAGAGTTGGGGTCAAAGCTGTGCAGCGTTCCTTATGCCTggcatatggattttttttccttcaagttaATTTTGGAGAGGTCAGTGTAAATTCAACTGCCCACGCTGTTTACACGTGTCACATGGATGGCTGTTTACTGAGTGACTTACTGTgtgctgaggttttttttttttttttttttttttttaccacctcCTGTGGGTTGGCCTAGTGACCAAGTACAAACATAATCTATAGTCCTTTTCCTCTGCAAATCACCACGGTGCTTTGGAGACCGACTAGCACCCTAAAGGGGGACTCAGTGGAGTGAGGCCTGCTTTGTTCTTCtctgggaagaaaagcaaagagaaaagttGTAAGCCCCAGCCAGCCGGGGGAGTGAGTCATGGCGcaggtggggctggggggagaCAGCTTGAACGGCCTGTTTCCTGCCCttgcagcccagcctggcccaGTGGGAACCATTCTGATAGCAAGACAGCAGAGCTGTTGGCttggcgcgcgcgcgcgcgcgcgcgcgcgcgcgtgtgtgtgtgtgtgtgtgtgtgtgtgtgtgtgtgtgtgtgtgagcgcgcgcgTGTGCTGTGGGGTATTCAtgctttctctgtttgtttttgttgtgaaCTCCAACCAGATGTCTCTGGTTGGGTTACACCCAAAAGCTGCCCAAATTCCCTTCTGCCAATCATTTTTCCCCGTTGCCCTTTGGATCTCTCTTCCTGTGCTGCAGAAATGGATGCCACTCCTGGCCCTTTCGAGGTGTCCCGAGGccactttgctttgttttcttgtaaaATAGGTTCTGAACGGCTAGGCCCAAGGATCCTGAGGAGACTGGAGGGCACTGGaatcagagaggaagggagggtgaaGCTTTCTTCCTAATTAATGGGAGTGGTTCAGCAATAAACCTatccctttaaaagaaaagaagaagggtgGGGGACTgggaagtatttttttcttttaacattcaaCGTCTTTTTAAGGACACAGGCCACACCTTTTCATCCTCTATTTTGTTTTGGTCGTCATCTTCCCAGAATGCATCAGATGTACATCATCGAATGATGTTTTGAAACGTTCTGGTATAGatgaggaagagcagcagcacaCCCTGCTGCGGCCTTCTGTGGCAACACCTCCCGCAGATAGCTGTGTGAGCCGCCTGACAGAGTTTACATTTCCAGTTACTTCCACACTGCCAACTTCCTCTGCTGAACGAAACCTAGGAAGGTCTAAAGCAGTGGAGCTGATACAATTCCTACCCAGGAACAGGCCCTTCACCGTTAGCCAGACCCTGCCTGCGCCAAGGTTGGCTTTCATCAGCAAAGGCTGTAGATAGGACAACAGCATTTAAGCCCAATGCCACAAGGCGATTCTCTGTTTaaagtttgattttcattttctttttcttttcttttctcttcttttcttttcttgccttcttgcttgATTTAAGAGTAGGAACAAGAAATGCTGATGGAAAAAGAGGCAgcgcccttcctccctccctcatccttgCCTCCCTCTCGCTCCCCTTGGCTTCTTGGCTGTTTGTCACCTCACCTCGGGGCTCTTGGCTGATGTAATTCTAGAAGAGATGTGAAGGGGAAACTCGATGCAGTGGCTTGCTTCATCTCCATCTTCCAGGGATGACATCactagaggaaggagaaatgtcTTGAATGAAGACACAACAAAACTTTGTTTCTGGTACCTAGTGGTGCTAGACAGCCTGGTGTGACGACCGCTGGCTCAGGCTATGGGGCGAAAAGTACACCCCAGAGAGGCCTGGCGTCTGCTGTGACCACGCTGACCTCCTCCCTTTTGTAAGGTGAGGTACCTGCTTCTCCTTCATATGTGTAACCCGCCGGTGTTTTAAGTGCAGTGAGACACTGCCCACTCTTTTGCAGCCTAAGTCACACCGCAAGCAgtgatggcctagaactcaagtgACTTCCGGAGGCAGGAGGGCTTGTTGCAGAGGTGGCAGCTGAGTCCCAACTTCTCTCAGCACGGATATCACATGTTCCTGTCTataatgtgttgtgtgtgttgagGAAGAACGAAGGAGGAGTTGGAAGGTATAAAATAAACCTTAGTATGACAAAGTCTCTGGACTATGGGAGTTTCAGAgaacacccctacacacacacacacacacacacacacacacacacacacagtgcctctTGAAAGAAACATCTCTACACACCCACCTCCCCCACTCCAGAAGCACAGCGGCTCTTAAACAAATTAGAAAGGCTCTGTTATACCGATTGAGCCGATTTCCTTCCCAGGGGACACAGCTGTGTTTGAGGGTTCCGCTGGCGAAGAAGATGGAACCGTTGGGATGAATCCACCCTTGGCACCACACTGGAGATTTCAAAGTCTCCCAGGAGTCGTCAAAGATCACGGGAAACATAAAAATTCTATTTGGAGTGTGTTGGCCCTGTTTTCTAACAGGATTTGGTAATTTAATCAGCGGGCCTCTTCCTTCTGTGTGGCATGCATCAGTAGTCTCAGCAACTGCTGGCAGGGGATGCATGACTGGGCTGGACCCTGGTGAGCATGGATCGCAGgcaggggcgtgggggggggggtgcacatcAGATGCCTGAGAAACTACTCCTGGCCCCGGGGAAGGTGGGGGCCAGGGCACGCAGTGCTCACTGCTACCGGATGTTGTGTATGTGGCCACATCTGGATCCAGCGTTGCTGTGAGTTGGAGCCTTTCCTCTTCCTGATGACTTCCCTCTATACACAGCCCAAAGGTCTCTGTCACTGCATCCTCGTGCAAGCAAGCTCTGAGCGGAGCCAACTAGAGCAGCCGTGAGTAGCTAGAGGgcagcccttccttcctcagtcttGGGGTATTCAGCAGCACCAGTGAAAGTCTTTATTTCTAACTCCTGTGGACAGTGGTCCTTCTGACAGACGCCATTTCTGTCCTCTTCATCTCTGTCACCAAACTCTACTTCCTTCTGTTCCTACACTACCCCCACTGCACACGCAGATTCTCCTGTTGCTGCAATCATCACCCGGTCCTTGGCTTCATTTCTCAACTTTCCACAAATGCTCTTAGAAAAGCCAGTTACTTACTccagaagcaaaataaaaccccCAGATGTTAAAGAGAGAGCAAACCAGGCAGGGGGCTTGTCACCACTCCAGAGAGTTCAAGACTTTCTCTGGCCCTGCCCCCACCTTTAAGAGACAAGAAACTGGAGTATAAAGGGTTTGTCCTGGCCAAAGCCACACAGGAAGGCCCCAGGGTCCAAGTTCTAAGTCAAAGctactccctccccccccccccacctggtTTGTACTCCCACGCTTCATCCACGGGTAGACATTCAATTACAGATGTTTATGGCCTTGGTGGTTGGCATCCCCCACCCGTTTTGAACGAATACAAAGGGGATGCACATGCTGGGGGTGAGAGAGGTCAGGTGTGTGTCTTCCTGAGAATAGTGCTGGTGGGAGGCTGGGTGGGTGGCTGCCAGTTCTCAGAGCAACTTGATCTGCTCTTCCACCCATGAGATCTGGTCTAGCCAGACTCCACCCTCAAAGAGCAGGTCGAAGTTGAGAGTGAGGCGTTCTTCCCATTGCATCATGGTTATTAATCCTCTGTATCTTTCCGGCTGGGTAGAATTCTTCAAGGTCAAGAACGTCTTAGGCATCTCTGATTCACTCTACAGAGCACCGAGGTTTGCATCTAATAGGTGCTCAGAAAATACTCCCAGGGAGGGGAGAGGTAGGTCTATCCCAGGCTAGAGGTAGAGTCTGAGAAATCTCCAGGTCACCACCCAGGCACAGGGATCTAGTTTTGAGGACCTGTGCGCGTCAGGTGAGATGGGCAGTCGCTTCAACTTCTCACTTCTATCTGAACTTCAGCTTTTTCCTGAAACGTCGTCAGCCTTCCAGAGTGAGGGGATTCTAGCTCAGAGGAAGATGGTTCATTTGGAGTTGGTTTGGAAGGAAATTGGTAACATGCTTCTACTTATTTCAGCTTCCAAATCCTTGCCTAAGATCACTTAGTCAGTTAGACTAGAATTTTCGTCTCCTGACTGCGGGTCTTAGACACTGCATATTTAGAGTGTGATGTATACGTTAGTTCGTAAGTAGCTGAATTTTTGTCTGAGGAAATTTAGCAGAGCCTGTGCATGCCATCAAGGACCACCAGGGCATCTGGTGGCTAGGTGCTTTGTCATAACAGAACCCAAGTCCCACGTGAGGCAAGACTCAGGAACTGGCTGCCCTGGAGATGCTCTGCCCTAGCAGAGACCTCGCCTCGCCAGGATCCTTAGTCCATCTCTTTCCCCAGAACAATGGATTCTCTGGCTGGAAGTCCAGAATGAGCCAGTTGTGGCTGACAAGGGCATAGGTTAATTTCCAGGGCCCTTTCTCCTTCCTAATTCTGAGAGCAACATAGAACCTCAGGCTTTAatccctttattttttaaatggggaaactgaggccaagaaggaattttttttaaacacatgtcACTGGAAGCTCATGTGTAGCAGAGCTCAGATTAGGACCCGGGGCACAATTTTGCCCCCAGTCTCTTTCCAAGACGCCATCTAATCCTCTTCTAGAGCCCTGCAGAAGGTAACAGGGAGGGTCCCACTGCCTTGGGAACAGGTGCTGGCTGCTTGTTTTCAGAGATaagccctctcccctcccctaacAACTGTTAAAGCACCCCATTTGGCCTCCTTAAGCTTAGTATATATGTCCTGGATTCTTTTCTAATAATAAGGGGATTGCAGGAACCAGGATAGGGAAATACCGTGGGTAGTAAGAAATGTTTTGGTGCAGGGAGTACTCATAACATTACAAATGTTTCTGTAACACCTGATGCCACATTTCAAAAGGCACCAATCTTAGCGGCTGAATTCCtaccagagaaagagaaagtgaaagattTCCAAGGTCACATGATTTCAAggacagagggtggggagggccACCAGGTTCTGCATCAGCAAACTCTCAGTTCTGTGTTATAGATCAGGGCTTGCAAATGGCTTCCTGGGTACCACCTACAGACCTAGAAAACCACCCACAGTTAGCCATGGCTGCTGATGCCCTCTACCAAGGCTTCCAAGAAGGGAAATCCAACCTTTGTAGGACACCTTTTCTCTGGAGTCCTAAATCCCAGCGACAGCCTGTCCCTGGTGCCCATCATCTGATTCCAGTCGAGGAGTGCTTCTCTTTGGAAGAGCCTCTGCTTGCGCCTGGGTTGCTTGTCTGGAGGAGATTACCATGTCGTGAGATGGCTTTCTCACATCTGAGGCAATTGGTCAGTGAAGGAACTAGCAGAGTTTTTGACTCAGTGGACTCAAGAGTCTTGGAGGGGCTCCCACATACCACATGTGTCCACAAAATGTGTTgcagtgcccagggaggccaaACATGTAGACAGAAGGACACAACCAGTTAAGAGAAGGAAACCGTAGGTAAGTATTCACACAGCACAAGAGAGTTTATGGGTTGCCATCAGGATGTTAGGTGTCCACAGCAGTTCTGGTCCATATCTCCACAGCAGTCTCTCCCATCAGCCATGGCAGAGGAGTGGACCACCGCCCTAGCTTCTCTGGATGGATTTGTATTTGTTTCATGTAAAGGGGTGCATTATGTCAGCATTTTATTACTGTTCCAGGTTTATACTGCTGGTGTGATTaatgcttcctctctctctctctctctctctctctctctctctctctctctctccccccccccccccacacacacactccttgagACAGCCGTTTAGAGGTGTGGAAGATCTGAGGTTTTTTTGGGAGACTATATATGGAAAAGAGTACACACAGGGTTTTCTCagaattcgtgtgtgtgtgtgtgtgtgtgtgtgtatgtgcacatgcatttgtacatatgtatgtgcgtgtgtgtgcacttgtgcctgtgtgagtgtgcaagCCCTGTGAGTGGACATGACTGGGGCTGTGCTCAGAACACAAGCTGTGCTGTACACTCTGGCTGTTGTGGTTGGCTGTGGTGTGAGATGCTCCGTGAGACACCAGCACAATGAGGACACCATGACTTCTGCCCAGAGACACTTCAAACCACATCAACCTTGCCTCTCCGCTAAGCTctcaatgtctttgtttttaatattaaggGCTGATCAAATTAGCTAATCAAAATGATCAGTTCCCTTTGGGAATGCTTTATCGTGTTGACGACCATGATCCAAGGAAGCACTGGGTTGTTAGACTTGCCACAGGTTGCTAGGCCTGCTCATGGCAGCCCTGGTGTGTACCTGATGCCCTCGCATAATTATAGGGAAAGCGTCTTCTGTTCTCAAAATGATCCGACTGCCCACCTGCAACCCAGGCAGTTTCCATCTTAATGTGTGTAGGCCTCTGTTCTTTTCTGGCTCCCTCACTCTCTGA contains:
- the Fam43a gene encoding protein FAM43A, which produces MLPWKKHKFELLAEAPPRQASKPKGYAVSLHYSALSSLARACPEGALSRVGSMFRSKRKKLHITSEDPTYTVLYLGNATTIQARGDGCTDLAVGKIWSKSEAGRQGTKMKLTVSAQGIRMVHAEERALRRPGHLYLLHRVTYCVADARLPKVFAWVYRHELKHKAVMLRCHAVLVSKPEKAQAMALLLYQTSANALAEFKRLKRRDDARHQQQELVGAHTIPLVPLRKLLLHGPCCYKPPVERSRSAPKLGSITEDLLGEQQEEELQEEEEEQLEGCLEEEEEEEDGVGDGDPAEEEAEAQRALVVAMQLECEDLLDPLENGHEEALGDGGVSLGPSSGTSLPLSVCASDMKAQLSQLISDLGDLSFGNDVSTLESDLRVTRLLSGESTGSESSIEGGGLDATPASPGKPSGPADCTNLDEPYSG